The Pseudomonas sp. KU26590 genomic sequence ACATTTGGCGAACTCGGCGGTGGGGATCTGCTTGGCGCCGCTGAGATACGGGTAATTCGGGTCGTTCGAGTTCCAGCAGCTGAACTGATACGGCCTCTGGCAAACGCCGGAATAACCCTCGCCCCACCACGATCGATCCTTGGCATCCTCCACTCGATTTCGGATCGTCCAGGCCACGGCCACCATCCCATTTATTCCTTCCCCACGCGCCTCTCCCCACAGCGTGCGCGCCAGCACATCACGATCTTGCTCCGTAACGGTCATCACTTCTCTCCAGGCAAAAAAAACCCCGCTCAATGGCGGGTTGCGTTGCTGTGTGCGACGGGTCAGACGGCGTTGGGCGCCAAGGCTAATGGATCGGCGGCAATCTCAGGCGCGGCCGGGACAGCGGGCCAGTTCGGTGCCGATGGCCACGTCGCCTGAGTAGCGACCTTGCCGAGCGCAAACTTATAGCTCTTCCAGGCCTTGAGGCTGAGCGTCAAGGCGGCCAGCTCGACCTCGTCTTGCTCGGTGGCTGCGCCGATATCGATGCCGTAGCCGAGAGTATCAATCCGATCCTGAACACGCCGAATCTGTTCGGAAGCCGCCGCGTTGCGACTTACTAAAATCACCTTCGCTGCGGCGAATGCCTGAGCTGCCGCAGCAGCGGCTTTCATCTTCCGCGTAATCAGTTTTGACCAGTCAATGGTGCTCATGCTTCGCCCCTCTGTAAGTCCGGAGCTGCAAACTCTTCACGCCGCTGCGGTAAAGGCTCCGGAAGTTTGACCGGCCCGTCGGGCACATCCAGCAGAGGCAAAGGAAACGCCTGCGCCTGGCTGTAATTTTCGGGAAGCGGCAAGAGAAGCGTCAGCTCCAACTCGCCATCGACGTTATGGACGTCGCCTATGATCCAATCGCAGCTGATAGCTTCAGCAGGAAGAGTGTCGCCGTCAGCCATGGGTGTGAAGTCAAAGGCCTCGCCGTTGATGATCAGAACTGAACCCGACCTGAAGACTTCAAGCGTGGCATCAAGGCGCTGGGGGGAGAGATTTATAACCATTAAAACCACCTGCCAATGGCGATGAGATGTACGTATGGCGAGCTAATAGTGGCGGACGGGTGGGAGTTCCCGACGGCTATCGCTGTTTGTGTCCCTGTTCCTGCGACATCCTGCGCAGCGTTCAAAAAACCGCCGTTACCGGTTACCGATCCTGCGGCGGTAACGCATGTTGGCTGTCCTATAAACGCTGCTGGAAAATACCAGGCAGCTGCGACTGCTGCGTTTGGAGGAAGCGAGGGAAAGGCAATGCCATGCCGGCAAATCATGGTGCCGTCGAGGTACTTGATGTAGGACCCATTGCCCGTTGAGCCGGATTCAATAATCGCTCCGGTAGGAATTCCGCCGGATTGAGAAACTGTCCCGACAGCATTCCCCTCATGGAAAAAGGTCCGCGCAACGGCGCCCATTGAAAATCCGCCGAGCTTGAATTTGTTGTCAGTGTCTATTCCGACG encodes the following:
- a CDS encoding phage tail protein — encoded protein: MSTIDWSKLITRKMKAAAAAAQAFAAAKVILVSRNAAASEQIRRVQDRIDTLGYGIDIGAATEQDEVELAALTLSLKAWKSYKFALGKVATQATWPSAPNWPAVPAAPEIAADPLALAPNAV
- a CDS encoding cell wall hydrolase; this translates as MTVTEQDRDVLARTLWGEARGEGINGMVAVAWTIRNRVEDAKDRSWWGEGYSGVCQRPYQFSCWNSNDPNYPYLSGAKQIPTAEFAKCQLAAQQVIEGAEPDPTGGATHYYSTYMPKPPTWVAGSNRTLRLGRHIFFKDVP